A region from the Brassica napus cultivar Da-Ae chromosome C8, Da-Ae, whole genome shotgun sequence genome encodes:
- the LOC106369503 gene encoding uncharacterized protein LOC106369503 — MAMKRNGKSPASSESDESVMFFRDVSLGPHETRLRFRLIHFWEAQNPVKKTLIGLEMLLIDEQGTVIQGFIPPGRIKKYLPEMKRGSVYELINFYGSKNKPMYRVADHIATVSFAWNSELSVLHDIPIPFDEDRFRMHSYEDFEANCDLKGDLYDVLGHMKLVDGQALTERPTIDEAKLATTRHIMVHVQSHEGPVMKLYLWDQAATDFCKKFKSYENTPTVLLVTAVNTKRLGGNLALSSMSPTRVFMDYDVQPTIDYFAWLSSNPEIAKQVSAEVVTKRETMTISDIFSYMTLESAKDAFFECTATIDDVVHGSAWYYIACTGCHSKATKGANSLICTNPRCVKDTTAGVAQYRAKISVYDSSEQGFFVLLGDAGFQLTGRHASELVSSYFEANKDKGPDHEVPVPEALISIVGQTHKFCVKVTDHNFSGNTRAITVTKILPPETSSPTKGSVDNAIAATSMEAVQTGSEVCGPSKSRGDSADEESKRTFDSVDPEKVKRARCEK, encoded by the exons ATGGCGATGAAACGAAATGGAAAGTCTCCTGCGTCTTCCGAGTCTGACGAATCagtgatgttcttcagagatgtCTCTCTCGGTCCCCATGAAACCCGGTTGCGATTCCGACTCATCCATTTCTGGGAGGCTCAGAACCCGGTGAAGAAGACCCTTATTGGTCTGGAAATGCTTCTCATCGACGAGCAG GGAACTGTCATTCAAGGATTCATCCCACCAGGTCGTATTAAGAAATACCTGCCTGAGATGAAGCGAGGTTCAGTTTACGAACTCATCAACTTCTACGGATCGAAGAACAAACCGATGTATCGGGTTGCTGATCATATCGCAACCGTGTCCTTCGCATGGAACTCTGAGTTGTCGGTTCTTCACGACATTCCAATCCCTTTTGATGAAGACCGTTTCAGGATGCATTCGTATGAGGATTTTGAGGCCAACTGTGATCTCAAAGGTGACCTCTACG ATGTTCTTGGCCACATGAAGCTGGTTGATGGACAGGCTCTTACCGAGCGTCCCACCATTGATGAAGCGAAGCTCGCTACCACTCGGCACATTATGGTTCACGTGCAATCACATGA AGGACCTGTTATGAAGCTTTACCTCTGGGACCAGGCAGCAACGGACTTCTGCAAGAAGTTTAAGTCCTATGAAAACACTCCCACAGTTCTTTTGGTCACAGCTGTTAACACTAAACGTCTCGGAG GTAACCTGGCACTGAGTTCTATGTCTCCCACACGGGTTTTCATGGACTATGATGTGCAACCAACAATTGATTACTTCGCGTG GCTCTCCTCGAACCCAGAGATTGCTAAGCAGGTTAGTGCAGAGGTGGTCACTAAGCGGGAGACGATGACCATATCTGACATCTTCTCCTACATGACTCTGGAATCTGCAAAG GATGCCTTTTTTGAGTGCACTGCCACGATTGATGATGTGGTTCATGGATCTGCTTGGTACTATATTGCATGCACTGGGTGTCATAGTAAGGCTACCAAAGGCGCAAATTCATTGATTTGCACGAACCCAAGATGTGTGAAGGATACCACAGCTGGAGTTGCACA GTACCGTGCAAAGATTTCGGTCTATGACAGCAGTGAACAAGGTTTCTTTGTCCTGCTTGGTGATGCTGGTTTTCAGTTGACTGGGAGGCATGCATCTGAGTTGGTCAGCAGCTACTTTGAG GCCAATAAAGACAAAGGTCCTGACCATGAAGTGCCTGTCCCGGAAGCTCTGATCAGCATAGTCGGACAGACCCATAAGTTCTGTGTAAAAGTTACAGACCACAACTTCTCTGGCAACACCCGAGCAATCACTGTGACCAAGATCCTCCCTCCGGAGACATCATCACCCACAAAAGGCTCCGTTGATAACGCTATTGCTGCAACATCCATGGAAGCAGTGCAGACTGGAAGTGAAGTGTGTGGGCCTTCAAAAAGCCGTGGAGATTCTGCAGATGAAGAGAGTAAGAGAACGTTTGACAGTGTTGATCCAGAGAAAGTCAAACGGGCAAGGTGTGAGAAATAA